Proteins encoded in a region of the Schaalia hyovaginalis genome:
- a CDS encoding SAV_915 family protein: MSEANGESRRPIPPVLYVPTTGQRSDFGSEVELRRLADGRTALLAYTALDRLADCCGPYQPWALIPTERLDEIGREEPFDIILVDTSIPEEARRPAEVQ, encoded by the coding sequence ATGAGCGAAGCGAACGGCGAATCCAGGCGTCCCATCCCACCGGTGCTTTACGTCCCAACGACCGGCCAAAGAAGCGACTTCGGTTCTGAAGTCGAGCTGCGCAGACTGGCTGACGGACGCACAGCACTGCTTGCGTATACGGCACTCGACAGACTCGCCGACTGCTGCGGACCGTACCAGCCGTGGGCGCTGATTCCAACGGAGAGGCTCGACGAGATCGGACGAGAGGAGCCTTTCGACATCATTCTCGTGGACACCAGCATTCCTGAAGAGGCTCGTCGGCCTGCGGAGGTGCAGTGA